A genomic window from Herbiconiux aconitum includes:
- the pstA gene encoding phosphate ABC transporter permease PstA, with product MTATISPSRQPTERIANSLTSGQLPRFIEWYVLAGSLALSAAILLLMGFNVAGWLVLAAVIYLIGLGILSSAVENRRKATDRVVRGLVTVAFLLALAPLISTLITVVANGIGVINWDFVTQTSQSVFNPDTLEVTTQVGAWQAIVGTLIITGIAALISIPIGILTSIYLVEYAEPKHWMARTVTFLVDVMTGIPSIVAGLFAFSLFTLIVGPKAFSGFSASIALAVLMIPIVVRSCEEMLRLVPHDLREASYALGVSKFSTITKIVLPTAIAGIVTGVMLAIARVIGETAPIFMAASFTDNFNANPFDGPMQTLPVMAYTGYKFPGQDIAASNASAWGAALLLVILVVILNLIARVVAKVFAPKGSR from the coding sequence GTGACCGCGACAATCAGCCCCAGCCGGCAGCCCACCGAGCGCATCGCCAACTCCCTGACCTCCGGACAGCTCCCCCGTTTCATCGAGTGGTACGTGCTGGCCGGGTCGCTCGCGCTCAGCGCGGCCATCCTGCTGCTCATGGGCTTCAACGTGGCCGGCTGGCTCGTGCTCGCCGCGGTCATCTACCTGATCGGGCTCGGCATCCTCTCCTCCGCGGTCGAGAACCGCCGGAAGGCCACCGACCGTGTCGTGCGCGGCCTCGTCACCGTCGCGTTCCTGCTCGCACTGGCGCCCCTCATCTCGACGCTGATCACCGTGGTCGCCAACGGCATCGGCGTGATCAACTGGGACTTCGTGACCCAGACCTCGCAGTCGGTCTTCAACCCCGACACCCTCGAGGTGACGACACAGGTCGGCGCGTGGCAGGCCATCGTGGGAACGCTCATCATCACCGGCATCGCGGCCCTCATCTCGATTCCGATCGGCATCCTCACCTCCATCTACCTGGTCGAGTACGCCGAGCCGAAGCACTGGATGGCGCGCACCGTCACCTTCCTGGTCGACGTCATGACGGGCATCCCCTCGATCGTCGCCGGCCTCTTCGCCTTCTCGCTGTTCACCCTCATCGTCGGCCCCAAGGCGTTCAGCGGGTTCTCCGCCTCGATCGCTCTCGCCGTGCTGATGATTCCGATCGTGGTGCGCTCCTGCGAGGAGATGCTCCGACTGGTGCCGCACGACCTGCGCGAGGCCTCCTACGCTCTCGGCGTCTCGAAGTTCTCCACGATCACGAAGATCGTGCTGCCCACCGCCATCGCCGGCATCGTGACGGGCGTCATGCTCGCCATCGCCCGCGTCATCGGTGAGACCGCGCCGATCTTCATGGCGGCGAGCTTCACCGACAACTTCAACGCGAACCCCTTCGACGGCCCGATGCAGACCCTCCCCGTGATGGCCTACACCGGGTACAAGTTCCCGGGACAGGACATCGCCGCCTCCAACGCCTCCGCCTGGGGTGCGGCACTGCTCCTGGTCATCCTCGTCGTCATCCTCAACCTCATCGCCCGCGTCGTCGCCAAGGTCTTCGCCCCCAAGGGCTCGCGGTAA
- the pstC gene encoding phosphate ABC transporter permease subunit PstC, which produces MSAPGSQGPRRSTKGVRAKARPADRIFLGLSTGSAASIMVILAGVALFLIIQAVPAIMADWQTNPDLTSGPTGGYANFWTYVGPLIFGTLFASAIALIIGAPIAIGIALFISHYAPRRLAGILGYLVDLLAAVPSIVFGLWGIIVIRPFLLPLSDWLNTYLGWIPLFGGQVSTTGSTILAGAVVLAVMILPIITSISREVFLQTPLLHEEAALALGATKWEMVKMAVFPYGRSGVISATLLGLGRALGETMAIALIISPAILVSVRMLTEGENSQTIAANIALNFPIATTLQREALIGTGLLLFVISLAVNMLARIIAGRAGKSAQRKRKKMLAQLPPSDPSTVLAVDDVLARKSAAVHSEGADDPEPEIDTEKREGTDA; this is translated from the coding sequence ATGAGCGCACCCGGCTCCCAGGGGCCCCGGCGGTCCACCAAGGGCGTGCGCGCCAAGGCGCGGCCGGCCGACCGCATCTTCCTCGGCCTCAGCACCGGCTCCGCCGCCTCGATCATGGTGATCCTGGCCGGCGTCGCGCTGTTCCTGATCATCCAGGCCGTTCCGGCCATCATGGCCGACTGGCAGACGAACCCCGATCTGACCAGCGGCCCCACCGGCGGCTACGCCAACTTCTGGACCTACGTCGGTCCCCTCATCTTCGGAACACTGTTCGCCTCCGCGATCGCGCTGATCATCGGCGCCCCGATCGCCATCGGCATCGCGTTGTTCATCTCGCACTATGCGCCACGTCGCCTCGCCGGCATCCTCGGCTACCTGGTCGACCTGCTGGCCGCGGTGCCCTCCATCGTCTTCGGCCTCTGGGGCATCATCGTCATCCGCCCCTTCCTGCTGCCGCTGTCCGACTGGCTCAACACCTACCTCGGCTGGATCCCGCTCTTCGGCGGCCAGGTGTCCACCACCGGATCGACCATCCTCGCCGGCGCCGTGGTGCTGGCCGTGATGATCCTGCCGATCATCACCTCGATCTCCCGCGAGGTCTTCCTGCAGACCCCGCTCCTGCACGAAGAGGCAGCGCTGGCGCTCGGCGCCACCAAGTGGGAGATGGTCAAGATGGCCGTCTTCCCCTACGGCCGTTCCGGCGTCATCAGCGCCACCCTGCTCGGCCTGGGCCGCGCGCTGGGCGAGACCATGGCGATCGCGCTCATCATCTCCCCGGCCATCCTGGTGTCGGTGCGGATGCTCACCGAAGGTGAGAACTCGCAGACCATCGCCGCGAACATCGCCCTGAACTTCCCGATCGCCACCACCCTGCAGCGCGAAGCCCTGATCGGCACGGGCCTGCTGCTGTTCGTGATCTCGCTCGCCGTCAACATGCTGGCGCGCATCATCGCGGGTCGCGCCGGAAAGAGCGCTCAGCGCAAGCGCAAGAAGATGCTGGCCCAGCTGCCGCCGTCCGACCCGAGCACCGTTCTCGCCGTCGACGACGTGCTGGCCCGCAAGTCGGCCGCCGTGCACTCCGAGGGCGCCGACGATCCCGAACCCGAGATCGACACGGAAAAGCGAGAGGGAACAGACGCGTGA
- the pstS gene encoding phosphate ABC transporter substrate-binding protein PstS: protein MKLKNVAAVGSLALVTALALSACASGSSSDGTPAASTTPTTAAVDYSALAGTITAGGSSAQANAQAAWVSAFTAQAKGVTINYDKSQGSGGGVTNWLAGSYDFAGSDSPLKEDQQASSQTICGPGGGINLPIYLDGVAVIYNLPGVDDLNLSSATIAKIFSLQITTWNDPAIAAENPDATLPATQITTVTRSDGSGTTQNFTNYLSAVQPSIWTNAPSNAWPIAGSSAQQGGSGVVNTVKAGEGTIGYADHSAIGELTAANIQVGDSTDFVAFTPEGASNAFTEASETQDTGIEGDLAQKIDYTKITNTDAYPIPLISYAILCTTFKDAAQAEVTKGYISFVASEVGQEVAAKNAGSAPIPADMLSQIATSLELVK from the coding sequence GTGAAGCTCAAGAACGTGGCAGCGGTGGGCAGCCTTGCCCTCGTGACCGCCCTGGCGCTTTCGGCCTGCGCAAGCGGCAGCAGCAGCGACGGAACCCCGGCCGCCTCGACGACTCCGACCACCGCGGCAGTCGACTACAGCGCACTCGCCGGCACCATCACCGCCGGTGGCTCCAGCGCCCAGGCGAACGCTCAGGCTGCCTGGGTCTCGGCCTTCACCGCCCAGGCCAAGGGCGTCACCATCAACTACGACAAGTCGCAGGGTTCGGGCGGTGGCGTCACCAACTGGCTCGCCGGCAGCTACGACTTCGCGGGCTCCGACTCGCCCCTGAAGGAAGACCAGCAGGCCTCCTCGCAGACCATCTGCGGCCCCGGCGGCGGAATCAACCTGCCGATCTACCTCGACGGCGTCGCGGTCATCTACAACCTCCCGGGCGTCGATGACCTGAACCTCTCGTCGGCCACGATCGCGAAGATCTTCTCGCTCCAGATCACCACCTGGAACGACCCGGCCATCGCGGCGGAGAACCCCGACGCGACCCTGCCCGCCACCCAGATCACGACGGTCACCCGTTCCGACGGCTCCGGCACCACGCAGAACTTCACCAACTACCTCAGCGCGGTGCAGCCGTCCATCTGGACCAACGCTCCGAGCAACGCCTGGCCGATCGCCGGGTCGAGCGCCCAGCAGGGTGGTTCGGGTGTCGTCAACACCGTCAAGGCCGGCGAGGGCACCATCGGCTACGCCGACCACAGCGCCATCGGCGAACTGACCGCTGCGAACATCCAGGTGGGCGACAGCACCGACTTCGTCGCCTTCACCCCGGAAGGTGCTTCCAACGCTTTCACCGAGGCTTCGGAGACGCAGGACACCGGTATCGAGGGTGACCTCGCGCAGAAGATCGACTACACGAAGATCACCAACACCGACGCCTACCCGATCCCGCTGATCTCCTACGCGATCCTCTGCACCACGTTCAAGGACGCGGCTCAGGCCGAGGTCACCAAGGGCTACATCTCGTTCGTCGCGAGCGAGGTCGGCCAGGAAGTCGCCGCGAAGAACGCCGGCTCGGCCCCCATCCCGGCCGACATGCTGTCGCAGATCGCCACGAGCCTCGAGCTCGTCAAGTAA